From the genome of Mastacembelus armatus chromosome 5, fMasArm1.2, whole genome shotgun sequence:
CATGCTGTCTTTAATTAATACACATCAAATTTAGTCATagttagctttttttttttcatgctaaAACTTTGCAGCTACTTATGGTTTCTAATTAAATTCAGTCATTAGCGCCCCCCAAATACACAATTTGATAGTGAGCAGTATGTTTGTATCTGCTTTGGTATGAGATGACGTCCAATGGTAGTTGGCTCTATGTTCTtcatgaattttttttcttgtaaaattATCACTATACATTACATAAACTGTTTCCTATATAGTTTTAAAGACTTTTATGTtctgtattatgtattttaaaaatggaaaaggaaacaAACCCTTATTATGGATATCAAAGtttatattgcatttttttaaatgctttttttacaCATATCACTGTTATATACTTTTAAGCAAACAAACAGTATCTGGTAATTGGGACTTTTGACCATACTGGGGCACCTGGTGCAACAAGTCAGGCTGCATTCCCATCATCTTGGTAAactttataaaataatattaacacaGGTTTTGCAGTTGGTTACAAACATTTGTCATTGAGTTGACATTTTCAAAGCTGTTTACTTTGTCAGCATAATGTGTGTGGACCGCTTTGCTTTGAAACACAACACCTTCAGTAGACAAACATCAGGGATCACCGTCTCATTCAAACTACCAAAAAATCTTAGCCCATTATGTATGTTTACCATACTATTTTCAAAACCATGTGAagtataaaaacattcattgtATATGACACTTTGTTGCTATACCTAGATCTAAGGCGAGAAATAAAACTGCTGCACTGTGTTGCATGTTGGTATGCGGAACTGCGTGGAGAAATGTGTAACTGTCAAAGTGGTCAAAAACAAGTGATGTGAGAACAACGCTAGctgtgtacaaaaaaaaagtgacctGTTTAGTATGGGGTGttcaaaaaaaatgaaggaacGTGATGCATGTTTCAAAATGTAGAACTGAAACAACTAGTCAGCTGGTTTGtctatcttttaaaaaaaaaaaaacaaacttgctTTTGAAAAGTTGCTACTCTGACAGAcccctcttctttttttaatagtttaagtAGCATTGAGTTCATGCTGTCTTTAATTAATACACATCAAACTTAGTCATagttagcttttttttttcatgctaaAACTTTGCAGCTACTTATGGTTTCTAATTAAATTCAGTCATTAGCGCCCCCCAAATACGCAATTTGATAGTGAGCAGTATGTTTGTATCTGCTTTGGTATGAGATGACGTCCAATGGTAGTTGGCTCTATGTTCTtcatgaattttttttcttgtaaaattATCACTATACATTACATAAACTGTTTCCTATATAGTTTTAAAGACTTTTATGTtctgtattatgtattttaaaaatggaaaaggaaacaAACCCTTATTATGGATATCAAAGtttatattgcatttttttaaatgctttttttacaCATATCACTGTTATATACTTTTAAGCAAACAAACAGTATCTGGTAATTGGGACTTTTGACCATACTGGGGCACCTGGTGCAACAAGTCAGGCTGCATTCCCATCATCTTGGTAAactttataaaataatattaacacaGGTTTTGCAGTTGGTTACAAACATTTGTCATTGAGTTGACATTTTCAAAGCTGTTTACTTTGTCAGCATAATGTGTGTGGACCGCTTTGCTTTGAAACACAACACCTTCAGTAGACAAACATCAGGGATCACCGTCTCATTCAAACTACCAAAAAATCTTAGCCCATTATGTATGTTTACCATACTATTTTCAAAACCATGTGAagtataaaaacattcattgtATATGACACTTTGTTGCTATACCTAGATCTAAGGCGAGAAATAAAACTGCTGCACTGTGTTGCATGTTGGTATGCGGAACTGCGTGGAGAAATGTGTAACTGTCAAAGTGGTCAAAAACAAGTGATGTGAGAACAACGCTAGctgtgtacaaaaaaaaagtgacctGTTTAGTATGGGGTGttcaaaaaaaatgaaggaacGTGATGCATGTTTCAAAATGTAGAACTGAAACAACTAGTCAGCTGGTTTGtctatctttttaaaaaaaaaaaaacaaacttgctTTTGAAAAGTTGCTGCTCTGACAGACCCCTTCGAAATTAACACAAAggctcttctttttttaatagtttaagtAGCATTGAGTTCATGCTGTCTTTAATTAATACACATCAAATTTAGTCATagttagcttttttttttcatgctaaAACTTTGCAGCTACTTATGGTTTCTAATTAAATTCAGTCATTAGCGCCCCCCAAATACACAATTTGATAGTGAGCAGTATGTTTGTATCTGCTTTGGTATGAGATGACGTCCAATGGTAGTTGGCTCTATGTTCTtcatgaattttttttcttgtaaaattATCACTATACATTACATAAACTGTTTCCTATATAGTTTTAAAGACTTTTATGTtctgtattatgtattttaaaaatggaaaaggaaacaAACCCTTATTATGGATATCAAAGtttatattgcatttttttaaatgctttttttacaCATATCACTGTTATATACTTTTAAGCAAACAAACAGTATCTGGTAATTGGGACTTTTGACCATACTGGGGCACCTGGTGCAACAAGTCAGGCTGCATTCCCATCATCTTGGTAAactttataaaataatattaacacaGGTTTTGCAGTTGGTTACAAACATTTGTCATTGAGTTGACATTTTCAAAGCTGTTTACTTTGTCAGCATAATGTGTGTGGACCGCTTTGCTTTGAAACACAACACCTTCAGTAGACAAACATCAGGGATCACCGTCTCATTCAAACTACCAAAAAATCTTAGCCCATTATGTATGTTTACCATACTATTTTCAAAACCATGTGAagtataaaaacattcattgtATATGACACTTTGTTGCTATACCTAGATCTAAGGCGAGAAATAAAACTGCTGCACTGTGTTGCATGTTGGTATGCGGAACTGCGTGGAGAAATGTGTAACTGTCAAAGTGGTAAAAACAAGTGATGTGAGAACAATGCAAGCTGtgtacaaaaaagaaaaaagtgaccTGTTTAGTATGGGGTGttcaaaaaaaatgaaggaacGTGATGCATGTTTCAAAATGTAAAGCCTTAGTGTCATTTTGTTTCAGGTCCAGGCATGATGTACTAACATGCACGACTTGGAAAGCTCCTGTTATCTGGGAGGGAATGTTTGACCCAGATATGTACGACCAGATGCACAAGCAAGCGGGATCATCTGTGGCTCTTACTGTGTTTGCTGTGGGCAGGTTTGTTTTCTCAACACTATAACTCATCTGACTCATACTACATATCCTCTCACGAAAGCTTACATTCATTGACTCATATTTGTTTCCATCAAAGGTACCTGGAGGCTTACCTCATGACCTTTCTGAACTCATCTGAATATCACTTTATGTTGGGTTTGCCGGTGACATATTATGTATTTACGGACATGCCAGAAAAAATACCAGACATCAAGCTGGCTCCTCAGCGAAGCCTGAAGGTATTCAAAATAAAGAGGCACTCCAGGTGGCAGGATATCTCTATGTTGCGTATGAAGACCATATCAGATGTCATAGAGTCGCATATTCGCCACCACTGCACGCATGTCTTCTGCTTTGATGTAGACCAGGTTTTCACTGGGAGATTTGGCACCGAGGCCCTGGGAGACACTGTGGCTCTGCTCCATGCCCACTTCTACCACCTTCCAGAGAGACTGTTTACCTATGACCGCAACCCAAAGTCCAAAGCATACATGGAAACTGGGGATTTCTACTACCACGCTGCTGTGTTTGGAGGCTCATGGAAAAGTGTAAAAGCGTTGACTGATGCATGCTACCAGGCCATCATGGAGgataaacaaaataatgtgGAGGCTTTGTGGCATGATGAGAGTCATCTAAACAAGTACCTGTGGCTTCATAAACCGAGCAGGGTGCTTTCCCCCGAGTACTGCTGGGACACAAGCATCGGCTATAGGAGTGACATACGAGTCACCCGACTACTGTGGGCACCAAAACATTATGACACACTACGTATATGATAGTGTGTTTTATAGATGGTGTGCAAACtattttggggggggggggggggggttgctcATCATTTTCCTAATGCCAACATTAACTGCTTGCTTTTTACTAGAACTAGTTTTCTGGGACTCTGGTAAATCAATGCAAATGCTCACTTTGTCACTCCCTTTGGAAGTTAAAACATCTTTGCTACAAGCTGTTCTGTCCAATTGTGagtaaatatatacacacacacacactaccagtcaaaagtttgcaCACACTATACAACTGGATTTAATGAGAAAGTGTATcgaaacctttgactggtactgtgtatatacacacacacatatatttatatatgtgtagaTAGATGCGTATTCTTGTGGCATTTTATCAGTGATTGTAAATTATCCAAGTAGctcaaggttttgtttttttttttttctttttagtttatCGTGAGAGTTGGCAGtagcaaaaataatgaatttcaaCAGGCAATTTCATACTTCAtccctgtttcctgtttgggAAGATAGTTTGCTGCTCTTTGTAGGTCTGCATCCACAGTATTCATACTACGAATTTTAGACATAACTGTAGTATCCACAATGTCAGTGACTCAGTAACTCTTTTAAACATTCAGTAATAGACTGGATCACATTTGGGAGTGACAAGTTATAGTCCATTCTGTAGTAACAGAGCATTTGTCAATGAAAACTTTAGTTCACTCAGGGATAAataatacctttttttttttttttttcttttaatgctgTTACCAGATGTGTCATATTTTGAGTCTGTGAAGACAACAGATGGAAAGGAGAGGGTGTTGAGAGGGTGCAGTGGCTTCAGGATCACCTGCCCTCcccactttatttttattttccgtATTCATCTggtttgacaaaaaaaagtgcgggtaaaaaaaaaaaaaagctttttctgcGTCAACTGAAAACAATAAACGGGTCGAAACATGATTTGTAAAATAGGAATTCTAATATCTCAggtttatgttttctttgactGCTGAAAAATCCTCAAAGCTTGATCTAGCAgttcaatttttcactttgcATTTTGCACTGATATGCTCTGGCTGCTAAGCACAAATTTGCTGATAGTTTATTTGCTTATAGTGTCTGTTTATAGTGTCACCATTATGTTTGGCCagttgttaatgttaatttttatgtttttgttacaaGAATGTTTGATCATTACAAAAGTATAGGGTTTGGTGACAGTGTCATTGTTagctcacagcaagaaggttcaggGTTTGAATCCTCTTCAACCCCAGGGCCTTTTCATGTGGAGTTTGTACATTGAGTCTGTGTGGGTTATCTCAAAGCAGTCCAGGTTCCTCCCATGGTCAAGAGATATGCAGGTTGGAGCTAAGTTAGCTGTGACCCTGAACAATGAGTGCTAAATAAGACTTAAAACaagcttttgttttgctttatgaTGATCTTTGGCTGGCTTATTTTTGATGTAGTTCATTTGCATACAAAATGATTGAGCCCCATCACTTCTCTAAAATGTCAAAGTTGTGGAGTAGTAGTACTGttcacatttcaacatttacattgttgttttttttgtgttaaatgttgTACAATGTGCTGACCAGGTACCTGTAACATCCAACCAATTCAAAATGGAttgctttatttgatttatgGACTTTAACTGAAAAGCTAGAGTTGTAGCAAATGTAAATCCAGGTGACTTTCAGAAATTTGTGTGCCaacaaaaattaattttaaacgTTACAACATATACCGCAGTTTTACCACCGGAACTGGCCCAAGTGCCGCGTAAAACAACTTTTAGCATCggagggggaaaaaatgcaTACAAAAATTAACCTCTTTGTTGAAACTGTGACAGTCAAAATGTGCTATGGGTTGTATTTGCCTGAAGACAGCTTTCAATTTTGTACTTGCAATAGATTTTGTGACTTTATGTTCATTAGGAATTTAATTATCagctatttttaaataaagaactgAATGCTGCAAGTTGAGTGACTTTTATCAGCCTTTTTGATTTGTATGTCTCTTTTTGATTTGTATGTAATGAAGATCTGCAGGATAAAAACAACCTACTGGCCAATAACTATAGTCTGATGGGAAGCCCAAACAGGCTATTGAATAACATGACAACGTTGGGCTgggattactattgcaacaacacatcatcagtagggtaaaactaacctgtctcacgacaGTCTAATCCCAGCTCAGgttccctattagtgggtgaacaatccaacgcttggtgaattctgcttcacaatgataggAAGAGCCGACATCGAAGGATGACAAAAGTGCCTGACTTTTGTGCAGAGTCCAGAGATTCAAACTtagaaatgcaaatgaaaaatgaacttTGCAGAACAAACTGTAATTCTGTTATTAATTTAacttatttacaaataaaatagttctgtacagtatatacttgTATTGTGCCTGAAAACTTCAGGAACATGTATTTTCTGAGCTGCTGACGATGTCTGAGGGGGCTGAGTGGTTCTGAGCAGAGGACAGGTTCAGGTAGCCCATCTCTGCTGATCGAGACAGGACCGCAGAGATTAAACAGTGAGGGGAAGAAGTCACATCTGTTTGCACCGTGCGATTGCCTTGAGTATCATCCATTAAGGTCTGACTTTTAAAAGGCTCAGGCATCATCAATCTGGGGACACAAAGTtaacatacatttgtttttgttttttttattgttccaAACAAATGGATTTTGATAAAGTTCAAGACTGTGATCAGACTTACTGTGAAGTTTGCGCAGAGGGAGGTGCAGAAATCTGAGgattacagatttttttcagttcctGATAAAACAAACAGTTCCGTTAGAAAAATACTACATGCCTAGACTCAGTCTTCTTAATCCATTCAactattttgttttctggtgtCTATAAGGCATTACAGGGGCTACACGGCTTAAGAGATTTTAATTATGTCCTTAGTTAGGAAGGCTGTTGATCTAAACAATTGAAGctacaatgacaaaaacaacaggatCATAGCATGTATATAAAGATGAAGCAGGTTTTAATTGTGACCAGTACCTCAGCAAAGTGAAGTGACTGCATGTTCTGCAGGATTCGTTCCAGGACAGCTAGCTGATTGGACATCTGAAGTATTTTGTTTCCaagtttcttgttttctgtctccagaaaATCCACCCTTAAGACCAAAGCAAACTTACCTTAAATACAGTAACTGTTAGCTCTAGAAATTACTTTTGctatttgtttaaatgtgtggACTCGTGCAAGCGAAGTGTTTAGGCCTAGTACCTGCATTTGGACAAAGAAGCTGTTCGATTACTGTCTTTCTTCTTGTGCTCCTCCTCATTTAGCTGTTGTAATAACCTTCTCCTCTCAACAAGTAGTTTATCATTTTCCACAGTTATACTTATGACAAGCTCTTTCtcctgaaagagaagaaaattaTCAAGTGAATCATTTTCTCATATTATTTTGTGAacataatttaatttgtattcCAATTGTGCTGACCCCAACTTTACTGTCCTTGCTATAGGACAAAGCTGCAGATTTACCTTTGTTAATGAATGGGAACACAAGGACAATTCTCGCTCCAGACTTCTTATCTTCTCATCACGCCATGTGATTTCATCAGCAAATTTCTCTTTTGCGTGGCACAGTTTGGCcttgtgtttttccttcatCTCGTGGTATTTACTATATGCAGATGGACAACAATACATCCCCATTCATACAATCAGTTCTAAATATAAAATGCTGATTTCATCGTGGAAAGAGAAAAGCTATGCATTACGCACTGACTGTGTGTTCTGTAGTTTCTGAATAGTCTGAATATTGGATACAGTTTTTCAGCTGGCATTCACAGTGTGGAACGGTTACCTCCGCTCTTTGTCAAGGCGTTTCAGGGTTTCACAGATCTCCTCCGTAAGTGTCTTGCATTCATCCTGGCTGGACAACAAAGCTCTGACTGCTTCTTGATAATCAGGCCACTTCTGTAGTTCAAAATGCAAATATCTGCAGTGAGCACATTTTCTCTGACACAGCTATTTCTGGCCCTTACTAACTCATACTAAAAGGAGTAATgagttttaatatttcagatcaGTTCTGATATATTACTGgcttatttaaataatatactgAGAAGTCAATACATTATAACCAGCATACTGTAGGCTCTCTTGGCCAGTCTGTATAAGCAGTTACCTTATGCAGTGTGATTTCCTTGTAAAGCTGGGTCTGTGGCTCTTTATCCTCTGTTTTGAAGGAGTGTTCCAGCTGCTGGACAGTGTTTCCACATTGTGAATATGCCTCTTTTTGCTTCCATAGCCTTTAAACACAAATGCCATTAAAACTCTGATAATATAATAGTACAACACTAAGTCCTCTGCATACAGTATTTGGAATAAAGGTACCATATCCTACTTTAGATCCTGAAGATTGTTCTGTTTGGTGAAGGAAGTAGTTATAAGGTTATCTGTATCATCCAGATGCTGCGTAAGGGAATGTATCTAGAAAGATAGTTAGGCAATAAGTAAAAGGAAACAGGCACAATCAGGCATGTTCTGAGCACAATTACATATCATGAGCTTTGGTTAATAAGATTCCCTAAAATTCTTAAGTC
Proteins encoded in this window:
- the LOC113130581 gene encoding alpha-1,3-galactosyltransferase 2; the protein is MGYVQKMRAVVKYVIVFPVTLVVFYFTSPSLKILIGMLPMEKCNLQNGNLLNLDNIVDARLKLMSRHDVLTCTTWKAPVIWEGMFDPDMYDQMHKQAGSSVALTVFAVGRYLEAYLMTFLNSSEYHFMLGLPVTYYVFTDMPEKIPDIKLAPQRSLKVFKIKRHSRWQDISMLRMKTISDVIESHIRHHCTHVFCFDVDQVFTGRFGTEALGDTVALLHAHFYHLPERLFTYDRNPKSKAYMETGDFYYHAAVFGGSWKSVKALTDACYQAIMEDKQNNVEALWHDESHLNKYLWLHKPSRVLSPEYCWDTSIGYRSDIRVTRLLWAPKHYDTLRI